The sequence below is a genomic window from Chaetodon auriga isolate fChaAug3 chromosome 8, fChaAug3.hap1, whole genome shotgun sequence.
aaaaatccatccaacaagttggttttcacttttttgttgttgtggccTGTGGTTGCCATTACCAATCCAGTACGTTCCACTTTAGATTTATGATCTGcatattattattttccttGTACTCCTGTCTGTACAGTGAAAAAACTCTAAATGGGGTTGAGATGAGAGCATGGGCCAATACACAGAATAAGACTGGAGAACTCTGTTGGATCATTTAGTTATTTCTGGCACACAGTATTTGGACAAATTAAGCTGAGGGTGTTTCCTCAATGTGCAGAGACAGCTTTCATCTGACGACCTCAGGGTCAGCTGCAGCGTGCACACTCATACTGGTGGAGCTGCCATCATTTACTGGAACTTGCGCAAAAACACGTAGTTTGAAGCTGCATACCAGTGGACACCAATCAGAGCCACAACTTTGCCCAAACGTTTTGAAGTCACTGTCTGGAGTAATCAGTGACAAAAATGTCACGTTGTTTTTGCGTTGAAACTGTAGATCCCCTTTGGGCTTGTCTGAGTCATTTTTTTATGCTGGATTGTCACGAAACTGAGCATCTTCTCCCaaattttgtcaaaaatgtttccGGTCATGAAATGTTTAATGAAATATAGATGAGATTAGACATTATGAAGTTTGCTCCCTTTGGTgtaattttttaaatttgtgaATTACTGCACAGATAAGATATATTGTTACATTAACCtcagtgtaatttaaaaaaCTGCCAGATTGGATCAGTTATTTCCCTGACATGTAATCAGAATCTGATCATGTCTCCCTGAGATACACCCgaggcagaaacacaacagGGTAACGATTATGTCATCACTCATATTTGCCAAAGGTCAGCTCTGGTGAAAATAAACTAATGGGGCCAATTGACATAATAACAGCATTTTCTGCAAGAGAATAGCTTATTCACAGTGttcaaaagtgttttcaaattaTGATAAATTGGAACTAAACAAGCAAATAAGTGGGCGATGATTAGACAGTGATGGGTGTACAGTATTATAAACAGGAATGAGAGCCTCAAACGGTTCAAAGTTGCACGAATAGAAAAGGAATTGCACCTTTTATACACAGAAAAttatgaaagaaagaaaagatagaTGGCTCTGTCAACAGTGTCGGTCGACAAGGGGTCAGTGGTACGATGGATAAGAGAGACGGGTCAGCTCAGCAGACAGAGCACTACTCACAATAACAGCACTGGTCACATgaagataaaataagatgaggaaaaaagatgaaatgagtGGAatgagataaataaaataatgtgaaaataagaTTTTGTGCATAGgggtaaaatgacaaaaaagataCAGAAGTAGTACCACTATATAAACATATATGAATATACCATACGCATACACTATATAAAAATATGATGCATAAAGTAAATGATGCTTGTAGTCTCCGGGGAGCTCCTCTCAGTTTCATATTACCTCCATAGgagagaaaatgtgtaaaagacTCTGtctaaaagcagcagctgaatatAATCCAGAAAAAACCACAGAAGTCATTCAGATACCGTTTCACATCCATACAGTTTACATTTCCTGCTGTAAGGCTTGTCACAATGCATCATTGGTTGCCTTGGCAACTAAGCAACTCAGCGGAAAAAAATACAAGCAATCTGCCCACGAAATGACAAGTTAAGTGTTGAGTCATGTCTGACTATATTTAGATACTCCACAAGCTCTTTATAAGACTCGCAGATGCCAGTCGCTCCTCACATTGTGTTTTCTCCACAAGGACCAGCCAAGGAGAATTACCACAGGTTTCACAGATGGTCGGCAAAACTGATGTTTGAGCTGTTTAAAGGTCATGATCTTCATCGACAACCTCACTGCACCTTTTatgcagtttgtgttgattCGCCCCAATTTCGGCCTACGAGCTGTGCAAATTTTAGCTGTAAGCGAGCAAGCTAACGGACACTGACTGAGCGTGTCGATGCCTCCTCTGACTCTCACCAGGACCTCCAGGTCTTTCTGTTACTTTCTCCCATTTCTGTACCTTTATGAAGTAGATTCGTGAAGATGAATTTCACTCaagttgaaatgttttcttcagtttgtgaGGTGAATTCACATCTTACCTCATGTCTTTCCATTGACTCTGTATGCAATCGTGCTGCATCAGTAATACAGagttaacatgctgatggtaAGCAGGTATAAAAATGCTGACTGTCTAGGTTTAGTGTGTTAGCGTGTTGATATTAACTAATTGtccaaaaaaactaaaacaaaaacaaaatactaaTAGACAACTTGACCTGagtcctctggggaccatgaatgtttgtataAAATTTCATGGCAAGTCATCTAAGCGACTGATATTACATTCTCTCGACTCCAGCGGTGACACCAGGCTACAAAAAAATCCAAGAAACTGAGGATATTTTATGGGCTGCTCAGTATATTTAAACAGACTACTTTCAGGCCAATAATGTTGAGGTAGGAGTTGGGTGGGTGGTACTTTGAGGCAACATGGACTCATGAATTCATATTTTCTAAACTCCCAGGTGAGGCCTTAGATGGgacttttcatttttggggaTTTTTCATGACATGGTCTTGGAGAGGGAttctttgattttgtgttttatctctatcagtcctttttctcttttactaAGACTGTGTCTGAGTTGTCTGGTATCTCCCTCTTGTACCTGGAACCACCAACCACAGTTACAGTCTGTTGCCCGGCAGTTATcagaacaaaacaggaagttctTAGCAACTATGTAACTATTAAGAAAGAAGTAAAACACTTTGTAGCAGAGCATTCGTCAATAACGTGATTGTTCCCTGTTTGTCTAATTTACTCCCTATTAAAGTGCACAAGCTCTAAACACACTGTTCTCTTCCCTCTGTGGGGACTTACTGACTGCATGTGAGCTCATTCTTAAggctaaataaaacaaatacatttggCACAGTAGGTCAAATATGTTTCTGGCCATAGCACATGTAATTTATTGACATAGAGTCGTAACAAAGTCGTAAACAATTTCCCTTAAGATCTAAATATTGCATGAATCTGTAGTGAATCTTAATAATTTTGCCCTgataaaaagtgacatttgcaCAACTTGGTTTTATCAGTACATCTTATCTCTGCATGTTATCTATGTGAGGCTTTAGTTCTggataaatgaaaaacagagatggtacatgtgatgttttggtttgatttgaccagaaaaacagagacatttaTACAATGTAATGTAGTACTATCCAACAGCCCTACAACTAGTGCTTTATCAAACTTAAACTGTCCAATCTGTGACATTCAATTACTCTGTATGCAACTGATTAAGCATCATTCACACTGTTTCTCAGAAATAGCAAAGACCATGAATAGGCTGATGAGTTAAAGGTGCAATctaaaacatgaacaaactgGGGTCCTCTGGTGATCAAATATTTCAACAAGATTGGTGAAaagtgaggcagcagaggccCAGACTTTTATGTTTCCACTCACTTTATTCGTATTGCTTTTAGCTTTATGTGTCAGTCTGCCTGATTAGTTTAACTTTAACACAGTGAGGGGTTACATATAGCAGATATAAACATTcatcagaaaatgtttgatataCTTCTAGCAACATTTCAAATCTCCACAAAGTCTTTAAGATAGATAAGATGTAAGATATGAGTTTATTTCCCTCAGCTCTCCCCATTCATAGCAGCCAGCAGAGTTCCATGTGATTATGAACACGTCTGTGTGAATACATGTGATCTTGAGTACTTTTGTGTTTGTAAGTGTGACAGAGTGTAAGTCACACTGACCTGAAGCAACCAGCTGAAGCACGCCACTCCTTttttggaggagaggaaaagtaGACAATCACTAAAAGAAGTAATGTTGTGCTTAAGAAtgcttaagaaaaaaaaaaaatcatcaaaggTTCAGTGATTTCTGCAGTTTTTCCATCTTGAGAGGTGTTCTCAGGTCATACTGATCAGGATACAAAAGAGTAGAACCTGTTACATAATGCTTCATGACTTCTGCCATTCATTCAGATAACAAAGGCAGACTCTCTAACATCAGAGGGGTTTAGACAGGGCTGCTGGCTTTGACAGTTCACTCAAACAATTGATATGTTGGCAAATATACAGTTTGACCGCAGTGTCACACTTTTAGCAAAAATCCGTTTTGCAATAGAGGTACTTCCTCAACATCACATGTGATTCAGATTTGTTTCTGGGGATGTTTCTTTCGTTTTAGCAACCAGATATTGTCTGTGCCACAGCCCTGATGTGACACACTGCAAATATAGCATCAAAGTTCAACGTAAATTCAAGCTAAACATCCTCTAATAGGTTTGGGATGTctttgtcttattgtgctttctGGCATGAGGTGTAGTGTGTATGCtactgcccccttgtggtcacCTGAAGACCTCACTGTTTCAACCGACTGTGGATCAATATTTTGCATTCAAATAATAAATCAAGgataagatttttattttttatttatgtatttattttattcagttcaACTGTGGTGCTCATGTTCTTCTTCAAACTGTCTGGATGTCTCTGAGTCCGTCACTCAGCACTAATCAGCCAGGTCTTTCTCAGCCATTAAAAGCGCAACCTGCAATGCTTATACCCAACCTAATCCCttttgcctcctcttcctcctcctcctcctcctcctcctcccatttcATCACAGCCCTGCATCCTGCCCTGATTGGCTTGAGGTGTAAAAACTGACTCCCCTTCACTCCCTGTCTCCCACTCCCTGTGCTACTGGTTGATTTCCACACCCACAATATTTTCATTATCCTTTACCTTTACTAGAATGGTAACTTGACAACTATGGCATTTATTATGGCAAAACTAACACAACACTGAGTCTTATTTTTTTcgggttttattttgaaacaacTGGAAGAAGTATTTAAATCATTTACTTAAAAGGAGAAGTAGCAAAATCTTAATTTATAATCagcaaaagtcctgcattcataattgtagctcaaattatTATCagtaaaatttaaataaaatagCAAAAGTTAAATTCTTCATTATGCAGAATATTCCCTTTTAGAGAGTTAGATTTATTTAGAATATTCTATTCCATTTACATCATTGCTTGTGTCTTAACTGCATTGTAATACAGCATATTTTATGGTAGCTGAGCTAATCCTAACAACTGATTGcatactgttttcagtttaacGTCATATTTTGTAAGCACattatatgttttgtatgtCAAATCTACATTTGCAAAGAATTCCTCTTTGGAATAGATGAATGAAGAAGCATAAAATTTAAATACTATAGAAAACAACCTCAAAGTAGTACTTTCAATGAGTAAACCTAGTTAGTATACTTTCAACGCTGTCTAGCACCAATAAGAGTAAATGTGGTTGTTACATACACTGTAGACTGGGCAGTACTGATAAAGATGCACACCTGCCCTCCAGTGGTGGAAGGAGTCACACACAAGCTCTCTGTAAGCTATGACGTAACGCTGAGGAGAAAACCAGAGGATTGCTCAGATGGTTTATTGCACTGCATGTATCTCCCCAACTCTCAGAATCCTAAATCTTCATCTCCATCTGTTTCTTCATCAGCTTGACTTGCTTGCTCTAGTGCTGATGACCAAAACAGAGCCCTGCAACAGCCAAAGAAAAAGTGGAAGATTTGATATCAACTAAAATGCCCGGGCTATGGGCATTTTGAATTCACTGGAAATTAATTAGTGCAtctttaagtttttttttttgttttttttttgctgtttacATGTCATATTGTGTAAATAATAGCTTAGTTTTACCCCAGGGAGAGGAATAGAAGCAGAAGCAAAGCAGTTAAACAGGCGGTGAGAAGCAGTggtgaggggtggaggaggaggaggagggagtggggaGGACCACCAGGCGCTGGGAGTAACTGCCCTCCTGGGAGCAGAGACAGGTCGAATATCTCCTGCAGCTCCGTGTGGCCCGCCACAACCTGGGGGGTTActtagagagagagacggacagaaagCTCACATTAAGGACATAAAGtaaaacatgatgatgaaggaATGGGGACAGcgcaaacataaaaacactgtttattgAGGAAGAAATCTAATTTGTGAGTTCTTTCGTgtgatattttctgtctttctttctcagctttttacatttttttttttgaaaaatatgaacatgcacatacatacagactAAATGACAATGCATATAACATGTCTGTGCAATTTATTGATAACCTCCATGATTTAAATATATGTAGCACTGCCATTTAGCCCATTTTATTTCCAAAACTAATATTTCCTCAGCTTTTAAAAGTGATTTTTattctctgcttttcatttgctcTTTATTTAGGTTCCCCCCCTCCAATTTCTTGAAATTTCTTTTAAAGAAGTTATATAAATTAAATCTATACCCATAGAAAACACATTGTATTTTACCAAGCCAATATGCTTTTAACGTTTTACATGATGGAAATATATGGATTCTTTCTCCTGTCTTGTTACCTGTGAGATAGTAGTATAGTCTGACAATAGAGCGCTGGCCTGAGTAGATCTCACACTGGTAGGTGCCCTGATGCTGCAAGCTAGTTGAAGGGATTGAATAGAGCCTGTCCACTCCCGCCGTCACTTCTTTAAACTGATCCACCTGCTGGGTTTTCACCTGTCCAATAACAACAAACTATTTGACATACTGTAGGTAGGAATCATTAATGATATTCTGCATGGAGCAAAGGCAGATTTACTTTGACGATAAAAGGCAGTGTTAAAGGGACAGCTTACTTATTGAATTTCTTGCTGAAAGTCTCAAAtctgtgtgttaaatatgaagctacagctagcagccagttTGCTTAtattagcatagcataaagacttaaAATAtagggaaacagctagccctGCTTTGTCCAAAGGTAACGAAAtgcaccagcacctctaaagatcACTAGTTAACATGCTGTATCTTGTCTGTTTAAATGGCACAAAAACCCAAACGCAAATTTAATAGTTTTACACAGAGTTTTACACAGAGTCACGATGTGTTGGTGAATTTGTTTGCAGTGAGTTCCTGGAGTCTTTGCTTGTTACCTGGCAACTTCATGATGAAgactgcaggaagtcactgcacccgGCAAAAAAATAGTTCCTCACATCAACTTCACATAAAACAACTTGACATTTTCAGACTTCAGcttttgtacaaattaaacaaatgagaccctgtgttgtgttgtgttgtgttgtgttgtgttgtgttgtgttggaATGACGGATGGGAGGCCTGCCCTGActccatttctgtgtttctgtgctacAATTTATTATCCATGTAGAAAGAGAATTTACAATGTAGGATACTAGCCGCTCATGCAGCTGGCTCGCTACAATTAGTTCGgacacagcagtcacacagaagAGCAACAAGTTGTTTTAGTCCAACGGCTAATTACTTTGTTCACCGAGTGCACTCTGTTATGATATGTGACCATCTGTAAAATGCTTTACATCCATTCATCATGCTTTGTTGTTGCAATCAataagtcacacacacacacaccagcatttTCATACTGAGAGCATTTTGATATAATTCAAATCAATAAATTTTCAACATTTGTGCAGAGCGCTGAACTCAGTAATCTGTACATGTAATGGCATTTACCTACTGAGAGAGGGCGCCTGTGAGCCAGTAACCCTAAATTAATGAATATATGGCAGGTAGAATCACAAACTATCCCTACCCTGTCACGGGTAGGCAGATTTAGGACACAGCCAGGCTATGTGCTTCCTTCTGCTCCCAGCcggtatgctaagctaagctaagctaactgtcgcctggctccagcttcatgagagtggtatcaatcttctcatctaattctaGGCAAGAAAGTCAATGTGTGCggttcccaaaatgttgaactatccctttaaagGTACTGCAGTGACCCTCAATGGTTCACCAAACGTACCTCTTCTGCAAACCTCCAGATCACCTCGATGTCGCTTGGTAAGCGAAATGGCACGTCACACCACACTCGGCTCCTGCTgttctctgttgttttaatttctttaactgaaataaacatatataaccacccacatgcacacacacacacacacacacacacacacacagataacatTCACAGGGGGCTGCTCTTGCAGTCTGAGCCCTCCTTAATGATAATACTTAAGCCCAGTCTCTGAGGAGTGGAGTAAAAGTGATGATATGCTAAACAGTGGCTGTGCTGTACAGGGTTGATACGAATACCATCGTGTGTGGGAGTCAACTGTCACCTTGCATAAAGAAGCCAAGGACTTAAAGAGTACCTTGGGGGCTCTGTGCAAAAGATATAATGTGTGGAAATAAAACCTTGCCTCAGTCTCTTTTTCAAATCCAGACTTTCTGCTAAGAGCATTTCAAGGATCAAAAGCGGAGCATTTCAAGGATCAAGAGTGGATGCTTATTAAGGTGAAAATATAGTTATGTAAGGATGTGT
It includes:
- the spaca6 gene encoding sperm acrosome membrane-associated protein 6, yielding MCTSALWLMCVSVLFGTSLSCFQCFVDVQDSLRLCWGHILTEHNIRNVDACFRKLDRIFNNHEEVIEAGRVGEGYEKQLKEILNAEILPMTEEFDKKLNNDTVYEERLQTAADNFIAAASKLPRGETCLWMFPSMCISFVHPSGFQSAGAVYNCITCQYDACEFPLDCPVKEIKTTENSRSRVWCDVPFRLPSDIEVIWRFAEEVKTQQVDQFKEVTAGVDRLYSIPSTSLQHQGTYQCEIYSGQRSIVRLYYYLTVTPQVVAGHTELQEIFDLSLLPGGQLLPAPGGPPHSLLLLLHPSPLLLTACLTALLLLLFLSLGALFWSSALEQASQADEETDGDEDLGF